A genomic stretch from Dissulfurispira thermophila includes:
- a CDS encoding universal stress protein: protein MQKILVAHDGSKSSDKALKKAVELAINFNASLTVLAVIPELYLTELTDIDRNRIFEALSRETTEAMEKIRKSLSGKSIEVKTLIRQGDPAEKILETAQKMKADLIVTGSHGRHGTKKFLLGSVSSKIVDYSKCPVLVVK, encoded by the coding sequence ATGCAAAAAATACTTGTAGCACATGATGGCTCGAAATCTTCAGACAAGGCATTAAAAAAGGCTGTAGAACTGGCAATAAACTTTAATGCTTCACTTACTGTTTTAGCTGTAATACCTGAACTGTATCTTACAGAACTCACTGATATTGACAGAAACCGTATCTTCGAAGCACTCTCAAGAGAAACCACAGAGGCAATGGAAAAAATAAGAAAGTCCTTGTCAGGCAAATCCATAGAAGTCAAAACACTTATTAGACAGGGTGACCCAGCAGAGAAAATACTCGAGACAGCACAAAAAATGAAAGCAGATTTGATTGTCACAGGCTCTCATGGAAGGCATGGCACAAAGAAATTCTTACTTGGGAGCGTATCATCAAAGATAGTTGATTATTCCAAGTGTCCAGTGCTTGTTGTTAAATAG
- a CDS encoding sigma-54-dependent transcriptional regulator — translation MSKKLALVVDDEEGIRESLSGILQDEGYDVVTASSGEDALSIAQEHMPDIILLDVWLPEIDGLETLSRLKGIDANIPVIMISGHGNIEIAVKATRLGAYDFLEKPLSLEKIIITVKRALEHRTLEEENRTLKENIIKKCRLIGNSEKMQVLRQQIEMASQSNSRVLIMGQSGTGKELVARLLHEKSHRSTGPFVEVNCAAIPQELIESELFGHEKGAFTGATERKSGKFELADNGTLFLDEIGDMTLQTQAKVLRVIETQTFQRVGGSKNIKVDVRIIAATNKNLIEEVKNGNFREDLYYRLNVIPIIVPPLKDRLEDIPALIEYFMEVFASENGMKQKKITADVIKAFQDYDWPGNIRELKNAVERLMIMVSSDTITEKDIDTLGILGGQALKKYDYFSYKTLKDARDAFEKDFITRKLRENNWNVSKTAEVIDVERSNLHKKIKAYEITEPKN, via the coding sequence ATGTCAAAAAAATTAGCATTGGTTGTAGATGATGAGGAAGGCATAAGGGAAAGTCTTTCAGGAATACTTCAAGATGAGGGATATGATGTTGTCACTGCATCTTCAGGTGAGGATGCGTTATCTATAGCTCAGGAACATATGCCTGACATAATATTGCTCGATGTATGGCTTCCAGAAATAGATGGACTCGAAACACTGTCGAGATTAAAAGGAATAGATGCAAATATCCCTGTTATTATGATTTCTGGTCACGGAAATATAGAGATAGCTGTAAAGGCCACACGACTTGGGGCATACGATTTTTTAGAAAAGCCTTTGTCCCTCGAAAAGATAATTATAACAGTAAAACGGGCACTGGAGCATAGAACGCTCGAAGAGGAAAACCGCACACTAAAAGAAAATATAATCAAAAAATGCAGATTAATAGGCAATTCCGAAAAAATGCAGGTATTAAGGCAGCAGATAGAGATGGCATCTCAAAGCAACAGCAGGGTCCTTATCATGGGACAGAGCGGCACAGGTAAAGAACTCGTGGCAAGGCTCTTGCACGAGAAAAGTCATCGCTCTACAGGCCCTTTTGTGGAAGTAAACTGTGCGGCTATACCTCAAGAATTGATAGAAAGTGAATTGTTTGGTCATGAGAAAGGTGCTTTCACTGGTGCTACAGAAAGAAAGAGTGGTAAGTTCGAACTTGCTGACAATGGCACTTTATTTCTTGACGAAATAGGCGATATGACTCTCCAGACACAGGCAAAAGTCCTTCGGGTTATTGAAACACAGACTTTCCAGAGAGTTGGGGGCAGCAAGAACATAAAAGTCGATGTCAGGATTATTGCAGCAACAAACAAAAATCTCATAGAAGAAGTAAAAAATGGTAACTTTAGAGAAGACCTTTATTACAGGCTAAATGTTATCCCGATCATTGTACCTCCATTAAAAGATAGACTTGAAGATATACCGGCATTAATCGAATATTTCATGGAAGTGTTTGCTTCTGAAAATGGTATGAAGCAAAAAAAGATTACTGCTGATGTGATAAAGGCATTTCAGGATTACGATTGGCCAGGTAATATAAGAGAACTCAAAAATGCTGTTGAAAGACTCATGATAATGGTGTCATCTGATACCATAACCGAAAAAGATATTGATACACTTGGAATACTTGGAGGCCAGGCATTAAAAAAATATGATTATTTTTCTTATAAAACGCTCAAAGACGCACGAGATGCCTTTGAAAAAGACTTTATAACAAGAAAACTCCGCGAAAACAACTGGAATGTGTCTAAAACAGCAGAGGTCATAGATGTAGAGAGAAGTAATCTCCATAAAAAAATAAAGGCATATGAGATTACAGAGCCGAAAAATTAA
- the der gene encoding ribosome biogenesis GTPase Der has protein sequence MKPIIAIVGRANVGKSTLFNRMVRMSVDRTKSTAITESIPGVTRDRNYVETEWDRKKFIVIDTGGFYAEEISHGDKEILRQVREQAMFAIEEADLIIHLLDAKEGLMPSDIELADILRKSGKKILWVVNKIDTQSKEDRLLEFYRIGAEEIIPVSAVTGYGFDELMDKAIALIPKDMETKPSEDEIPRVAVVGRPNVGKSTLINSLLGKKRLIVSHIPGTTRDSIDSICSYYGKRYLLIDTAGIRKKGKIYSQKIDIEKFSIVRAIRSIERADVAIIVLDASEGVVEQDQKIAGIVEDYGKGVIFLLNKWDIIREPEIYYKEIIQELKNKIWFMDYAPCITTSGLEKKRITKIFPIIDEIIAERQKRIPTADLNKFLSKIIAVKPFPPYKGRELKFFYITQVGIKPPTFTIFVNYPSGVKAHHIRYIEKALRQEYSFKGTPIRIYVKSR, from the coding sequence ATGAAACCAATTATTGCAATTGTCGGAAGGGCAAATGTAGGCAAATCAACCCTCTTTAACCGCATGGTAAGAATGAGCGTAGACCGCACAAAATCTACTGCTATTACAGAAAGCATCCCTGGTGTTACTCGTGACAGAAATTACGTTGAAACAGAATGGGACAGAAAGAAATTTATTGTGATAGACACAGGTGGGTTTTATGCAGAGGAAATCTCTCACGGGGATAAGGAAATACTCCGACAGGTAAGAGAACAAGCCATGTTTGCAATTGAAGAGGCAGACCTGATAATTCATCTGTTAGATGCCAAAGAAGGACTTATGCCATCTGATATAGAACTCGCAGATATTCTAAGGAAATCAGGCAAAAAAATATTATGGGTTGTAAACAAAATAGATACTCAATCAAAAGAAGACAGGCTTTTGGAATTTTATAGAATAGGTGCAGAGGAGATTATACCTGTATCAGCAGTAACAGGATATGGTTTTGACGAATTGATGGACAAAGCTATTGCCTTGATACCCAAAGATATGGAAACAAAGCCATCAGAAGATGAGATACCAAGAGTTGCAGTAGTTGGAAGACCAAATGTTGGTAAATCAACATTGATAAATTCCCTACTTGGTAAAAAAAGGCTCATAGTGAGCCATATTCCCGGAACCACAAGAGATTCTATTGATTCTATCTGTAGCTATTACGGTAAAAGATATCTACTTATAGATACCGCAGGCATTCGAAAAAAAGGCAAGATATATTCACAGAAGATCGATATAGAGAAATTTTCTATTGTCAGGGCTATAAGGAGCATAGAAAGGGCTGATGTTGCTATAATCGTACTGGATGCATCAGAGGGAGTGGTAGAGCAAGACCAAAAAATAGCAGGGATTGTCGAAGACTACGGCAAGGGAGTAATATTTCTTCTTAATAAATGGGATATTATAAGAGAGCCTGAAATATACTACAAAGAAATCATACAGGAATTAAAAAACAAGATATGGTTTATGGATTATGCTCCATGTATTACAACATCGGGTCTCGAAAAAAAAAGAATTACAAAGATATTTCCTATAATAGATGAAATCATTGCTGAGCGACAAAAGCGAATACCAACTGCAGACTTGAATAAATTCCTTTCGAAAATTATAGCTGTAAAACCATTTCCTCCATATAAAGGAAGAGAATTAAAATTTTTTTATATAACTCAGGTTGGCATAAAACCACCTACCTTTACTATTTTTGTAAATTATCCTTCAGGTGTAAAAGCACATCACATCAGATATATTGAAAAGGCATTAAGACAAGAGTATTCATTTAAAGGCACTCCAATAAGAATTTATGTCAAGTCACGGTAA
- a CDS encoding GDP-mannose 4,6-dehydratase — protein MRNILVTGCCGFIGYKVSELLLEHGESVIGVDNINDYYDPKLKEWRLEKLKDKGQKSKGGFNFHICDIGDFNSVKTICSNYKIDAVINLAARAGVRASVEDPWAYLDTNLKGTLNLLECSKTYEIKKFVLASTSSVYGDNTKMPFSVGDNTDHALAPYSATKKGAEVMCYSYHYLYGIDITVFRYFTVYGPAGRPDMSIFKFIKNIDLCKPIPIFGNGKQKRDFTYIDDIADGTIKGLKNVGYEIFNLGNDRPVELMYVINMIEKKLGKKAEIQWLPLHPADIAATWADINSSKERLGWSPKTSIEDGIEQTVNWYIQNRDFVRNLKDAQ, from the coding sequence TTGAGAAATATTCTTGTTACAGGATGCTGCGGTTTTATAGGATATAAGGTATCAGAACTTCTGTTAGAACACGGGGAGTCTGTCATAGGAGTGGACAATATAAATGACTACTATGACCCAAAACTAAAGGAGTGGCGACTTGAAAAGTTAAAAGACAAAGGTCAGAAGTCAAAGGGAGGATTTAATTTTCATATCTGTGATATAGGAGATTTTAATTCAGTAAAAACAATATGTTCGAATTATAAAATAGACGCTGTTATTAATCTTGCTGCAAGGGCAGGTGTAAGGGCATCAGTAGAGGATCCATGGGCATACCTTGATACAAATCTTAAAGGAACCTTAAATCTCCTTGAGTGCTCTAAGACATATGAAATCAAAAAGTTTGTTTTAGCGTCAACATCAAGTGTGTATGGTGATAATACGAAAATGCCATTTAGTGTTGGCGACAATACAGACCATGCACTTGCACCATATTCAGCTACAAAGAAAGGTGCAGAGGTTATGTGTTATAGCTATCATTATCTCTACGGCATTGATATAACTGTCTTTAGATATTTCACAGTATATGGTCCCGCAGGCCGTCCTGATATGAGTATCTTTAAATTTATAAAAAATATAGACCTCTGTAAACCCATTCCTATATTTGGTAATGGAAAGCAGAAGAGAGACTTCACATATATAGACGATATTGCTGACGGCACTATAAAAGGATTAAAAAATGTTGGATACGAGATATTTAACCTTGGCAACGACAGACCAGTAGAACTCATGTATGTGATTAATATGATAGAGAAAAAACTTGGTAAAAAGGCAGAGATACAATGGTTACCACTGCATCCAGCAGATATAGCAGCTACATGGGCTGACATAAATTCATCAAAAGAAAGACTTGGTTGGTCACCTAAAACATCTATAGAAGACGGCATTGAACAAACAGTTAATTGGTATATACAAAATAGAGACTTTGTGAGAAACCTCAAAGACGCACAATAA